The stretch of DNA AGCGCGTTTGTTGGCGCGGCTCGAACCATCTTCAACCAGGCCTTTCTGTTCCAGGCGATCACGGCCACCTTCGGCAACAGCGTTGCGTTCCATCAGGCGATCAGCGCCACCTTCAACCAGGCCTTTCTGTTCCAGACGGTCACGGCCACCTTCAGCAACGCCTTCGGTGTAAGCACGTTTGTTGGCTTGTTCCGAACCGTTTTCAGTGATGCTGCCGTTGTAGTCGGTGTTGTTCTTGTCCGAAGCGCCGCTGCGAGCCAGGGTTTGGCTGAAGTGGGAAGCGTCGGCTTTCACTTGTGGGGTTGCCTGTTCAGCAGCTGGCAGGGCAAATGCGCTGGTGGCCAGGAGGGAAAGTGCAAAGCTTGCGAGTATTTGGCGTTTCATGATGGGTTGCTCCTTGGGAGGGCGATAAATTGGGTACAGGGCTAATGCTACTCTTGATAAGTCGATATAAAAGTTCATAAACACAATGGTAATAATCAACAGAATTGATTGTTCCCTGCGAAGGCTCTATCTCGCAGGTCTCAAGCCCGCGCTTTTGCACCGAGGTGGGTATTTTCGACACGAACGTGGGTAACAACGGTGCGTCGTTGATGATTGAAACTGTCTGGTTGGTCAGGAAAGGCGGTTTTTATGAGGAATTCATCAATGGGGTTAAACCCCCGCGCCGTTTGTCAGTCGTAGCCATATAAGCTGTAGTCAAAACGCGCGCCGCAAAGCGCCCGCTCAGTCGTAACCTGGAGTCCTGTGCAATGACGCGCACTCGTAAAATTCTCGCCTGGAGCTGCGCCAGCTTCGTTTTGTTAATCGCCATTGTGGTGTTGGTCCTGGTGTTCTTTGACTGGAACCGGATCAAGCCGCCCCTCAACGCCAAGGTCTCCGAAGAGCTGCATCGACCGTTTGCCATCAATGGCAACCTGGCAGTGGTGTGGCAGCGCGAGCCCGATGAAGGTGGCTGGCGCGCCTGGATTCCGTGGCCCCATGTGATTGCCGAAGACCTGACCCTGGGCAATCCCGACTGGTCGAAAGCCCCGCAGATGGTCACCCTCAAGCGCGTGGAGTTGCGTATCTCGCCCCTGGCGTTGCTGGCCCAGCGCGTGGTGATCCCGCGTATCGACCTCACCGAACCGAGTGCGCAGTTGCAGCGCCTGGCCGATGGCCGCGCCAACTGGACCTTCAAGTTCGACCCCAAGGACCCGAATGCCGAACCGTCCAACTGGGTGGTGGACATCGGCGCCATCGGCTTCGACAAAGGCCATGTGACCCTCGACGACCAGACTCTCAAGACCCAGCTCGACGTCGTGATCGACCTGCTCGGCAAGCCGATCCCCTTCGGCGAGATCGTCGGCGATGCCGACGCCAGGAAAGCCCTGGAAAAAGGCTCGGCGCCGCAGGATTACGCGTTCGGCCTCAAGGTCAAGGGCCAATACCACGGCCAGAGACTCGATGGCACCGGCAAGATCGGTGGCCTGCTGGCCTTGCAGGACGCGGCCAAGCCGTTCCCGCTGCAAGCCCAGGCCAGGATCGGCGACACCAGCATCGCGCTGGCCGGCACCCTGACCGATCCGATGAACCTCGGCGCCCTCGACCTGCGCCTCAAACTCTCCGGCAGCAGCCTGGGCAACCTGTACCCGCTGACCGGCGTGACCTTGCCGGATTCGCCGGCCTATTCCACCGACGGCCACCTGATCGCCAAGCTGCATGAGGCCAGTGGCGCGTCGTTCCAGTATGAAAACTTCAACGGCAAGATCGGCAACAGCGACATCCACGGCAACCTCGGCTACGTCGCCAGCCAGCCGCGGCCCAAGCTCACCGGGGCGCTGGTCTCCAACCAGCTGTTGATGACCGACCTGGCGCCGCTGATCGGCGCCGACTCCAACGCCAAGCAAAAAGCCCGTGGCGGCGAAAGCAAGCAGCCGGCGACCAAGGTGCTGCCGGTGGAAGAGTTCCGCACCGAGCGCTGGCGCGACATGGATGCCGACGTCGAATTCACCGGCAAACGCATCGTCCACAGTGCCGAATTGCCGTTCACCGATCTCTACACTCACCTGGTGCTGAACGACGGGCAGTTGAGCCTGGAGCCCCTGCGTTTCGGCGTGGCCGGTGGCAAGCTCGACGCGCAGATTCGTCTCAACGGGCGCACCACGCCGATGGAAGGCCAGGCCAGACTCACCGCGCGCAACTTCAAGCTCAAGCAGCTGTTCCCGACCTTCGAGCCGATGAAAACCAGCTTCGGTGAGCTCAACGGCGACGCGGACATTTCCGGGCGCGGCAACTCCGTCGCGGCATTGCTTGGCACGTCGAATGGCGATCTGAAGATGTTGATCAACGACGGCGCCATCAGCCGCGGACTGATGGAAATCGCCGGGCTCAACGTTGGCAACTACGTGGTCGGCCGCCTGTTTGGCGACAAGGAAGTGAAGATCAACTGTGCGGCCGCAGACTTCGGCATCAAGTCGGGCCTGGCGACGACTCGCCTGTTTGTGTTCGATACCGAGAACGCGATCATCTACATCGATGGCACCGCGAACATGGCCAGCGAGCAGCTTGACCTGACCATTACCCCGGAGTCCAAAGGCTTCCGCCTGTTCTCCCTGCGCTCGCCGTTGTACGTCAACGGGCCGTTTATCAAACCGAATGCTGGCGTGAAGGCGGTGCCGCTGATGCTGCGTGGTGCGGGCATGGTTGCCTTGGGTGTGATTGCCGGCCCGGCGGCGGGTTTGCTGGCGCTGGTGGCACCGAGCGGCGATGAGCCGAACCAGTGTGCGCCGCTGCTGCAACAGATGAAGGAAGGCAAGGCACCTAAAACAGTGAAAGGCTAGCTGACAAAACCGTGAACCAAATGTGGGAGCGGGCTTGCTCGCGAAGGCGGTGGATCAGTCAAGAATGTTCCGACTGACCCACCGCCTTCGCGAGCAAGCCCGCTCCCACATGGGTTTTGCGGTGTTAGCTGTGTTAGTTACAGGTCCTTCAGAATATCCGCCATGTCGTCGGCGTGTTCTTCTTCCTGGGCCAGGATGTCTTCGAAGATCCGGCGAGTGGTCGGGTCTTTGTCACCGATGTACTGGATGATTTCGCGATAGCTGTCTACCGCGATGCGCTCGGCCACCAGGTCTTCGTAGACCATCTCCTTCAGCGTATTGCCGGCCACGTACTGCGCGTGGGAATTCTTCGACAGCAAGTCGGGGTTGAACTCCGGCTCGCCACCCAACTGCACGATACGCTCGGCCAACTTGTCGGCGTGTTCGGCTTCCTGGGTGGCGTGCTCGAGGAACTCCTCGGCGGCGACATGCGCCTTGACGCCATTGGCCATGAAGTAGTGGCGCTTGTAGCGCAGCACGCACACCAGCTCGGTGGCCAGCGATTCGTTGAGCAGACGCAGGATTTCCTGGCGGTCGGCGTCATAACCTTCGGTCACGGCACCGTTTTCGACGTTCTTGCGGGCGCGGTCACGTAAAGTGGCTACGTCAGACAAATGTGAGTCAGTCATCTCATTCTCCTGGTACTAATCCGGTTTTGCGCCACGCTCTGCCGGCGTGATCGCTCCAAGTTGTGAGTCCCAGGCAACGCAAAAAGTTTTATCGGATTTTACAGAGCGTGCCCCGACAGCCGCGCTTCCTCCTGCAACCACTCAAAAAACGCCCGGACCGGCGGGTGCCGTTCCCGTCCCGGTACGCACAGGGCGCTGTAGCCGGCGCCGTTGACGCGGACCTGTGGCCGGTAAGGCACCAGCAACCCGCTGGCGACGCTTTCCGAGACCAGGATATT from Pseudomonas sp. NC02 encodes:
- a CDS encoding bacterioferritin codes for the protein MTDSHLSDVATLRDRARKNVENGAVTEGYDADRQEILRLLNESLATELVCVLRYKRHYFMANGVKAHVAAEEFLEHATQEAEHADKLAERIVQLGGEPEFNPDLLSKNSHAQYVAGNTLKEMVYEDLVAERIAVDSYREIIQYIGDKDPTTRRIFEDILAQEEEHADDMADILKDL
- a CDS encoding AsmA family protein, with translation MTRTRKILAWSCASFVLLIAIVVLVLVFFDWNRIKPPLNAKVSEELHRPFAINGNLAVVWQREPDEGGWRAWIPWPHVIAEDLTLGNPDWSKAPQMVTLKRVELRISPLALLAQRVVIPRIDLTEPSAQLQRLADGRANWTFKFDPKDPNAEPSNWVVDIGAIGFDKGHVTLDDQTLKTQLDVVIDLLGKPIPFGEIVGDADARKALEKGSAPQDYAFGLKVKGQYHGQRLDGTGKIGGLLALQDAAKPFPLQAQARIGDTSIALAGTLTDPMNLGALDLRLKLSGSSLGNLYPLTGVTLPDSPAYSTDGHLIAKLHEASGASFQYENFNGKIGNSDIHGNLGYVASQPRPKLTGALVSNQLLMTDLAPLIGADSNAKQKARGGESKQPATKVLPVEEFRTERWRDMDADVEFTGKRIVHSAELPFTDLYTHLVLNDGQLSLEPLRFGVAGGKLDAQIRLNGRTTPMEGQARLTARNFKLKQLFPTFEPMKTSFGELNGDADISGRGNSVAALLGTSNGDLKMLINDGAISRGLMEIAGLNVGNYVVGRLFGDKEVKINCAAADFGIKSGLATTRLFVFDTENAIIYIDGTANMASEQLDLTITPESKGFRLFSLRSPLYVNGPFIKPNAGVKAVPLMLRGAGMVALGVIAGPAAGLLALVAPSGDEPNQCAPLLQQMKEGKAPKTVKG